The window TTTCTGATCTCAAAGGCAGGGATCAGCCGATTATTAGCAGAGAACACTTCCACATCATCTTCCCATACCACATGCAGAATAACATTCTGGTAATTTTTATCTTTCTCATGTCCGTGCAGATACCAGTCTGATGCTTTTATATGTATCTCCACATTACCGGCCCACAACTGCCCTCCTATTTCAATCCTCGCATTAAAAAAATCCGGTCCGGCATTACCATTATGAATTCCTGTCGATACCACCCTGATCAACTCACCATTAGTACTATACAGTTCATTAAAGCCGAACTTTCTGAATTTCCATAAAAAATGCATCAACTGTTCATTCATGCATTGAAAATAAAAAATCCCGCTTAAAAAACGGGATTTTTTGTAAGATATTTTTTTATTTTTTTGTCTTATTCCATAACGTCACCTTCCCAGTCATTAAATCCTCCGAGCAGGTTATAAATGTTTTCAAAACCAAGTTGCCCCATTAAAGCACAAGCCTGACCACTTCTGTTTCCGGAACGACAATAGACATAATAATTTTTAGACTTATCAAGTTTTTCAACCTCGTCCAAAAAGCCCTGTCCCAAATAAATATCAATATGAACAGCATTAGGAATATAACCTTCTTCAACTTCTTCATCAGTTCTCACATCTAAGATTACTGCATTGTCGTCATTTTCCAATTGTTCTGTCCACTCGTGTTGTGTTAAATCT of the Zhouia spongiae genome contains:
- a CDS encoding rhodanese-like domain-containing protein, coding for MADLTQHEWTEQLENDDNAVILDVRTDEEVEEGYIPNAVHIDIYLGQGFLDEVEKLDKSKNYYVYCRSGNRSGQACALMGQLGFENIYNLLGGFNDWEGDVME